A window of Oryza glaberrima chromosome 2, OglaRS2, whole genome shotgun sequence genomic DNA:
CAGCATAGTGTTCAATGAGGACACCAAAAAATCGTTCCAAAGACCCAAGGATAGCTCTATGAATCATGATAGGCCGTTTCTTCTCGCTATTTGAATTGACATAAGTAATGTCAAACCGCTCAGGTAAATTGAAATCGACCTGTAATGTAGTAAACTGTTAACGTGGTCCATTGTGCTCAAAGATTTTCAATAAATATACAACTGACCTGCACAGTGGAACATTGCCATTTTCTTCCAAGAGCATCCTCAATTTTCAAATCAATTTTTGGGCCATAGAAAGCGCCTCCACCTTCATCAACCTTGTACTCCCAACCTTTGTCTTCTAGTGCATCTTTTAGTGCAAGTGTTGCTTTTTCCCATATGTCATCACTGCCAACAGATTTTTCTGGCCTTGTTGAAAGGTTTATCTCATAATACCGAAAGCCAAATTGGCCCAGTATTTGCTCAGTCAGATCAAGAACACCTCTAATTTCATCTTTTATCTGGTCCTCCAGACAAAATATGTGGGCATCATCCTGCACAAATAGACCTATTTTATAACAATAACAAGAAAGGTTATGAAATCAAAaggtagtacttcctccgtttcaggttataagactttctagcattgtccacattcatataaatgttaatgaatatgtacattcattaacatctatatgaatgtggacaatgctagaaagtcttataaccctagaaagtcttataacccgtttcaggttataagactttctagcattgtccacattcatatagatgttaatgaatatgtatattcattaacatctatatgaatgtggacaatgctagaaagtcttataatacatattcattaacatctatatgaatgtggacaatgctagaaagtcttataacctgaaacggaggtagtagtagtacttaatGAAATCTGTTAGTACAATACATAGGAAAACTCACTAGAAAAACATGCCATAATGACACAAATCACAATGTACAATATATATTTGAATTCAGTGACTGCAGAATGCATAGAACCAGCATGATTCCATCAGAAAGAAAATAGAAGCAGAATTCTGAAGTAGAGAGGCACCTGCGTAAATCCTCTGACACGGAACAGCCCATGCAAACTACCAGATAGCTCATATCTGTAGACAGTTCCAAGCTCTGCCACTCGAATGGGAAAATCCCTGTATGAATGTAGCTTTCTCTTGTATACTAAAATGTGGTAAGGGCAATTCATGGGCCGAAGTTGATATAGCTCATCTTCAACATCCATTTGATTGTACATGTTCTCTTTGTAGAAATCGATATGCCCACTAACCTTCCAAAGTTCAGCCTTTGCAACGTGGGGAGTGTATAATAGATCATAACCACGTTGCAAGTGAATCTGTTTCCATGAGTCTTCTAAAACATGTCTGATAATAGCACCTTTTGGATGCCAGAATACTAAACCGCCACCAGCATCTTCCTGTTAAAAATTCATATTCTACAGTTACtataaataaaaagtaaaaaaaaaaagttggatatGCATGTAATCAGGCCTGAATTAAAGTGGCATAGGGTTGTAAAGCTAAGCCAATGGAACATGGATGATACTGTGCCATAATTGGTGGTCTGTAGCAAATACGTGTGAAGCATCAGCAGATGTTGGTGGTAGCAGACTAACAGCAAAATGAAGTTCTATGATTTGAATGAAGGTGCCACTTTAAGTTTTTAACAGTCATATCTGGTAGTGTAACAAACTAACAACTAACAACTAACAAGGCATTCTAATACTTGGGAGTCAATTCCATTACTTTGAGATGCTATATCAAAATATGGCTATTGCATTAAAGAAGAAAGGACTGACTGACTTGCACACTCTAACCATACAAAGAGGCTATGGCACACTGTAATGCTAAAATTATATAACCAATATCATGGAGGGGGAAAAAGATCAACAAGATGATATATGTTGGATATGAAGGTTGAGACTTGCCGTTACTAACAAATTACTGCCATATGGTTCTCGAGTTAATTAGTTGCAGAATTAAGATTATACCTGTATGGAGAATAGATCAAGATCCAGACCTAATCGCCGATGATCACGGCGCTTGGCCTCTTCCTTGAAGTGGATGTAAGCCTTCAATTGGTCTTCAGTCTCCCATGCAGTCCCGTATATTCTTTGTAGCATTTGATTACTTTCGTCACCTCTCCAGTAAGCACCAGCAACAGACTCAAGCTCAACAGCTCTTCTATCGATTTTGCCAGTAGACTCGACAT
This region includes:
- the LOC127764610 gene encoding threonine--tRNA ligase, chloroplastic/mitochondrial 2, which gives rise to MAAAVSAPLLRFHHHHRCLLRHSSSPRRYPAGFSRGLSSVSFGLPRSTTTAARSTASPSAPSAAAAEATDAASAQAGSDGKGDGVGEEERVVLPTNESSDRLLRIRHTCAHVMAMAVQKLFPNSKVTIGPWIDNGFYYDFDMEPLTDKDLKRIKKEMDRIIRKNLPLVREEVSREEAQKRIEALNEPYKLEILEGIKEEPITIYHIGEEWWDLCAGPHVESTGKIDRRAVELESVAGAYWRGDESNQMLQRIYGTAWETEDQLKAYIHFKEEAKRRDHRRLGLDLDLFSIQEDAGGGLVFWHPKGAIIRHVLEDSWKQIHLQRGYDLLYTPHVAKAELWKVSGHIDFYKENMYNQMDVEDELYQLRPMNCPYHILVYKRKLHSYRDFPIRVAELGTVYRYELSGSLHGLFRVRGFTQDDAHIFCLEDQIKDEIRGVLDLTEQILGQFGFRYYEINLSTRPEKSVGSDDIWEKATLALKDALEDKGWEYKVDEGGGAFYGPKIDLKIEDALGRKWQCSTVQVDFNLPERFDITYVNSNSEKKRPIMIHRAILGSLERFFGVLIEHYAGDFPLWLAPIQARILPVTDNELQYCNEVASELKSKGIRAEVCHGERLPKLIRNAETKKVPLMAVVGPKEVQARTLTIRSRHSGEIGTMPVDEFFRRIQLAIANKSSSL